The Virgibacillus dokdonensis genome includes a window with the following:
- the rplT gene encoding 50S ribosomal protein L20, whose amino-acid sequence MPRVKGGTVTRQRRKRVLKLAKGYYGSKRTLFKTAKQQVMKSGQYAYRDRKQKKRDFRKLWISRINAAARLNDMSYNKLMHGLKVAGIDINRKMLSDLAINDEKAFTQLVTKAKEALK is encoded by the coding sequence ATGCCACGTGTTAAAGGTGGAACAGTAACGCGTCAACGTCGTAAACGCGTCCTTAAATTAGCTAAAGGTTATTATGGTTCAAAAAGAACGTTATTTAAAACAGCAAAGCAACAAGTAATGAAATCAGGTCAGTATGCGTATCGTGACCGTAAACAGAAAAAACGTGATTTCCGTAAACTTTGGATTTCTCGTATTAATGCAGCAGCACGTTTAAATGACATGTCCTATAATAAATTAATGCATGGTTTAAAAGTAGCTGGAATCGATATTAATCGTAAAATGCTATCCGACTTAGCAATTAATGATGAAAAAGCTTTTA